The genomic DNA CGGCGCTCAAAGCGGCCCCCAAAGCCAAGGCCGCCCCGAAAAAGACCGCGGCGCCGCCCGCCGACCCGGCGGAAGAGGGGGAAGGGCCCGTGGGCGACCCACCGGCCCCCGAGGACACCGCCGCCGCGCCCGCCGCCAAGGCCGCCCCGGCGAAGAAGGCGGGAGGCAAGGCCGCCGCGCCCGCCAAAGCGGCCCCCAAGGGGGGCCCCGCCGAGAAGCCGTACTACGCGCACCCCAGCATCCAGGAACTCCTGAAGGCGGGCCGCGCGGCGGGCGTGCTGTCGAGCGAGGAGATCGCCGCGGCCCTCTCGGTCGCGCTGGAGGCGAGCGGGCTCGACCCCGAGAGCGCGGAGGCCTTCGAGGACCTGCAACTCTTCCTCGCCGCCCAGAGCATCGAGGTGCAAGACCTCGACGACGAGGACGAGGAGCTGGAGGAGGGGGAGGAGGTCGCCGCCGCCGGGCCCGCCGAGGGCGCCGACGAGGAGGAGCGCTACTTCGACGACATGCCGCGCGCCGTCTCCAACGACCCCGTGCGGCAGTACCTGCACGAGATCGGGCGCGTGCCCCTGCTCACCCTGGAGGAGGAAATCGCGCTGGCCCGCCGCATCGAGGAGGGCGAGGAGGCGCGCAAGACGCTGGAGGAGGAGCCCGACCTCGACGACCGGGCCCGCCGCCGCCTGATGCGCCAGACTGAGGACGGCGCCGCCGCCCGCCAGGGCCTGATCGAGGCCAACCTCCGCCTGGTCGTCTCCATCGCCAAGAAGTACACCGGGCGCGGGCTGGGCTTTCTCGACCTGATTCAAGAGGGCAACCAGGGCCTGATCCGCGCGGTCGAGAAGTTCGAGTACCGCCGCCGCTACAAGTTCTCGACCTACGCGACGTGGTGGATTCGCCAGGCGATCAACAGGGCCATCGCCGACCAGGCCCGCACCATCCGTATCCCGGTGCACATGGTCGAGACGATCAACAAGCTCACCCGCACGGCGCGGCAGCTCCAGCAGGAACTCTCGCGCGAGGCCACCTACGAGGAGATCGCCGAGGCGATGGGTCCCGGCTGGGACGCGAACAAGGTCGAGGAGGTGCAGAAGGTCTCCCAGGAGCCCGTCTCGCTGGAGACCCCCATCGGCGACGAGAAGGACTCCTTTTACGGCGACTTCATCCCCGACGAGAACCTCGACTCCCCGGTGGACAACGCCGCCAAGACGCTGCTCTCCGAGGAGCTGGAAAAGGCCCTCTCCAAGCTCACCGAGCGCGAGGCCTTGGTGCTGAAGTTCCGCAAGGGGCTGGTCGATGGCCGCGAGCACACGCTCGAAGAGGTCGGCCAGCGCTTCAACGTGACCCGCGAGCGCATCCGCCAGATCGAGAACAAGGCGCTGCGCAAGCTCAAGTACCACGAGAGCCGCACCCGCAAGCTGCGCGACTTCCTCGACTGAGCGTCCGGCAGACCGCAGACCCCCGCCCGCGTGGTGGGGGCTTTTTTGCTGTGTGCCCCAGGTCGTCCCACCCTCCCGCCGGGCACGCTAGCCTGGCAGGCATCGAAGCCGCGCCCGCCTCCACCCCCCCGCGCCGCCCCTGGTGGGCCGACCGCACCACGCTGCTCGTCCTCGTGCCTATCGTGGGCGCCGCGTGGCTGCCGTGGTGGGCGGTGCTCGGCTTCGCCTTGGCCCTCGCCCTGACCCGGCGGGAGGAGGACGCGCGGACGGTGCGGGTGCCGCTCCTGCTGCTGGGGGGCGGCGTGGGGGTGGTGCCGCTGCTGCCGGGCCTGCTCGGGCCGGAGGGAGCGCTGGCCTTTACCCGCCTGGTTCTGACCGTGCTCGGCGGCGTAGTCCTGATCTCCCTGACGCTGGCCGAGCTGGAAGGGGGAAGGACAATGAGGGGGCTGGGCGGCCTCGCCGCGCTCCTGCTCCTCGGGCCCCTGCTCGGGCCGATGTCGCCGCTGGGTCTGGCGCTGGGCGTGCTCGCGTTGCCGCTGGTCCTGCTGGGCGCGTCCGGCGCGGAGGAACGGCCCCCCCTGCGGCTCGGCGGCGGCGGGTGGGCGGCGGGGAGGGTCCTGGGCGCCGGTCTGCTCGCGGCGGCGGTGGTGGGCCTGCTCACCCTCGCCCTGCCGGGGGCAGGCGGCAGGCGGGAGGCGACCCGGACGCCGCCCCCGACC from Deinococcus planocerae includes the following:
- the rpoD gene encoding RNA polymerase sigma factor RpoD, with the protein product MAEPTRARARSKVTPPPAQGGAPVTEDAPAEHVQSPLSADDGAQTPATPALKAAPKAKAAPKKTAAPPADPAEEGEGPVGDPPAPEDTAAAPAAKAAPAKKAGGKAAAPAKAAPKGGPAEKPYYAHPSIQELLKAGRAAGVLSSEEIAAALSVALEASGLDPESAEAFEDLQLFLAAQSIEVQDLDDEDEELEEGEEVAAAGPAEGADEEERYFDDMPRAVSNDPVRQYLHEIGRVPLLTLEEEIALARRIEEGEEARKTLEEEPDLDDRARRRLMRQTEDGAAARQGLIEANLRLVVSIAKKYTGRGLGFLDLIQEGNQGLIRAVEKFEYRRRYKFSTYATWWIRQAINRAIADQARTIRIPVHMVETINKLTRTARQLQQELSREATYEEIAEAMGPGWDANKVEEVQKVSQEPVSLETPIGDEKDSFYGDFIPDENLDSPVDNAAKTLLSEELEKALSKLTEREALVLKFRKGLVDGREHTLEEVGQRFNVTRERIRQIENKALRKLKYHESRTRKLRDFLD